A single genomic interval of Cupriavidus necator harbors:
- a CDS encoding RT0821/Lpp0805 family surface protein, which translates to MLPRPSDPTVSPVRPALRAAVTGALGAALLFAAAAPAQAYFDNYLSGTIIGTLNDKEGASLAKSVRTALNDTADGKTVEWTFPAAGRRQQIDGTITPVESKTDKGQPCRRLKSDLKRGSAEEHWSGWFCKQSNGQWKSRHVDE; encoded by the coding sequence ATGCTGCCTCGGCCATCCGACCCTACCGTCAGCCCTGTCCGCCCTGCCCTGCGCGCCGCCGTCACTGGCGCGCTTGGTGCCGCCCTGCTGTTTGCCGCTGCGGCACCGGCGCAGGCGTACTTCGACAACTACCTGAGCGGCACCATCATCGGCACGCTCAACGACAAGGAAGGCGCATCGCTGGCCAAGTCAGTGCGCACCGCACTGAACGATACGGCCGACGGCAAGACGGTTGAATGGACGTTCCCGGCGGCGGGGCGGCGCCAGCAGATCGACGGCACCATCACGCCGGTCGAAAGCAAGACCGACAAGGGCCAGCCCTGCCGGCGCCTGAAGTCTGACCTCAAGCGCGGCAGCGCTGAAGAGCACTGGAGCGGCTGGTTCTGCAAGCAGTCCAACGGGCAATGGAAGTCGCGCCACGTCGATGAGTAA
- a CDS encoding glucan biosynthesis protein G — protein sequence MSQIATPRLSIPHTLPAAGPGARRRAARAGVRIAAWLGGSALALCAMAAQAFDFDTVAARARQLAASPYKAPPQNLPRELRELSYERYREIEYKPERFAWRGTRVPFELSFFHEGMVFDQPVRIHEVVGNSVREFRFDPSAFNYGPHKVDAGKLKGLGFAGFRILYPLNQGKRKDELASFLGASYFRALGKDQWYGLSARGLAVDTALNSGEEFPRFVEYWIERPGPNAKEITIYALMDSRRMSGAYRFTIKPGAETAMEVKSRLYLRENVTKLGLAPLTSMFLFGENQPSPAQDFRPEVHDSDGLSIHLGTGEWVWRPLVNPKRLLVTSFAATNPQGFGLMQRDRTFNSYQEIGSWYERRPSGWVQPRGNWGSGRVELVLIPTPDETNDNIVAYWVPDNPPKPKQPFDYEYRLLWQKDGEQQPPLSWVTQTRLGQGQTRNKEDTSFSLVVDFEGPAFGKLPANVRIDPVVSADANGELLKTSVQRNEATGGWRMTMVMRRKDETKPVELRGYLRNGNTTLSETWSYILPPG from the coding sequence ATGTCACAGATCGCCACGCCACGCCTGTCCATTCCCCATACCTTGCCCGCCGCCGGGCCGGGGGCCCGCCGCCGGGCGGCGCGGGCGGGTGTGCGGATCGCAGCCTGGCTTGGTGGCAGCGCGCTGGCGCTGTGTGCCATGGCAGCCCAGGCGTTCGATTTCGACACGGTGGCGGCGCGCGCGCGCCAGCTGGCAGCCTCGCCTTACAAGGCGCCCCCGCAGAACCTGCCGCGCGAGTTGCGCGAGCTGTCGTACGAGCGCTACCGCGAGATCGAATACAAGCCCGAGCGCTTTGCCTGGCGCGGCACGCGCGTGCCGTTCGAGCTGTCATTCTTCCACGAGGGCATGGTGTTCGACCAGCCCGTGCGCATCCATGAAGTGGTGGGCAACAGCGTGCGTGAATTCCGCTTCGACCCGTCCGCGTTCAACTACGGCCCGCACAAGGTCGATGCCGGCAAGCTCAAGGGCCTGGGCTTCGCGGGCTTCCGCATCCTGTATCCGCTGAACCAGGGCAAGCGCAAGGATGAGCTGGCGTCGTTCCTGGGCGCGAGCTATTTCCGTGCGCTGGGCAAGGACCAGTGGTACGGCTTGTCGGCACGCGGCCTGGCGGTGGACACCGCGCTCAATTCGGGCGAGGAGTTCCCGCGCTTTGTTGAGTACTGGATCGAGCGTCCCGGCCCCAATGCCAAGGAGATCACGATCTACGCGCTGATGGATTCGCGCCGCATGAGCGGCGCGTACCGTTTCACCATCAAGCCCGGCGCCGAGACCGCGATGGAGGTCAAGTCGCGCCTCTACCTGCGCGAGAACGTGACCAAGCTGGGCCTGGCGCCGCTGACCAGCATGTTCCTGTTCGGCGAGAACCAGCCGTCGCCCGCACAGGATTTCCGTCCCGAGGTGCATGACTCTGACGGCCTGTCGATCCACCTGGGCACCGGCGAATGGGTCTGGCGCCCGCTGGTCAATCCCAAGCGCTTGCTGGTCACCTCGTTCGCGGCGACCAATCCGCAGGGCTTCGGGCTGATGCAGCGCGACCGCACCTTCAACAGCTACCAGGAGATCGGATCGTGGTATGAGCGCCGGCCGAGTGGCTGGGTGCAGCCGCGAGGCAACTGGGGCTCGGGCCGGGTAGAGCTGGTGCTGATCCCGACGCCGGACGAGACCAACGACAATATCGTCGCGTACTGGGTGCCGGACAACCCGCCCAAGCCGAAGCAACCCTTCGACTATGAGTACCGGCTGCTGTGGCAGAAGGACGGCGAACAACAACCGCCGCTGTCGTGGGTGACCCAGACCCGGTTGGGGCAGGGCCAGACCCGCAACAAGGAAGACACGAGCTTTTCGCTGGTGGTGGACTTCGAAGGCCCTGCCTTCGGCAAGCTGCCGGCGAACGTGCGCATCGACCCGGTAGTTTCGGCCGATGCCAACGGTGAGCTGCTGAAAACGTCGGTGCAGCGCAATGAGGCGACCGGCGGCTGGCGCATGACCATGGTGATGCGCCGCAAGGACGAAACCAAGCCGGTTGAGTTGCGCGGCTATCTTCGCAACGGCAATACAACCCTATCCGAGACATGGAGCTACATCTTACCCCCAGGCTAA